One Vicinamibacteria bacterium DNA segment encodes these proteins:
- a CDS encoding SDR family NAD(P)-dependent oxidoreductase, producing the protein MNCFVMGASGGLGRALCHRLAVGGHELVIASSDARDLNALASDLRLRWGASVKTLEWDASREGASKAMEGLEDPDGLFFPIGVVDTDDRGTLDPARAEELVRANFLSIVEVVSRSLSAMRAGRGGVIVGFGSIASARGRGANVVYAAAKRALESYFESLRHACAGSGVFVQLYVLGYLDTTQASGRTKLFPKASPERLAERVVRHLDRDVGVVYYPGYWRWVRLTLRATPWTLYRRISF; encoded by the coding sequence TTGAACTGTTTCGTTATGGGTGCCTCGGGGGGACTGGGCCGCGCGTTATGCCATCGTCTCGCGGTGGGCGGACACGAGCTGGTCATTGCCTCGTCGGACGCCCGCGACCTGAACGCCTTGGCGTCCGATCTGCGCCTGAGGTGGGGAGCGAGCGTGAAAACGCTCGAATGGGACGCGTCGCGCGAAGGAGCCAGCAAAGCCATGGAGGGACTCGAGGATCCCGACGGCCTGTTCTTTCCCATCGGTGTGGTGGACACGGACGACCGAGGAACCCTCGACCCCGCGCGAGCGGAGGAGCTCGTCCGGGCGAACTTCCTCAGCATCGTCGAGGTGGTGAGCCGTTCGTTATCGGCGATGAGGGCCGGTCGAGGCGGTGTGATCGTCGGCTTCGGAAGCATCGCTTCCGCTCGGGGACGCGGAGCGAACGTCGTCTATGCGGCCGCGAAGCGGGCCCTGGAAAGCTACTTCGAGAGCCTCAGACACGCGTGCGCCGGAAGCGGGGTCTTCGTGCAGCTCTATGTTCTCGGCTATCTCGACACGACACAGGCCTCGGGGAGGACGAAGCTCTTTCCCAAGGCCTCGCCCGAACGACTGGCCGAGCGAGTCGTGAGGCACCTCGACCGGGACGTCGGGGTCGTCTATTACCCCGGGTACTGGCGGTGGGTCCGTCTCACGCTTCGTGCGACTCCGTGGACTCTCTACCGGCGGATCTCCTTCTGA